GCGAAGGCGAGCGCGCGCTGGCCGAGGTGGCCAGCGCCGTGCGCCATGCGTTCCGCGAGACCGACCTCGTCGCGCGCCTGGGCGGCAGAGAGTTCGGCGCGCTCGCCTCGAGCCCCGAGAGCGCCGAGCTGGATGCTCTGCTGGCGCGGCTGCGGGAGAACCTGCGGAACGTGCGGCCTCGCGTGCTGACGCTCAAGCTCGGGGCGGCGCGCGGAGCGCCCTCGGCGTTGCACACGGCGCAGGCGCTCCTCGCCCAGGCGCGCGCCCCGGTGGCCGAGGAACCCATCTCCTCGGTGTAGGGCCGCGCGCACGGCCGCTGCCCCCCTCCTCATGGGCGCCACAGCGTGCCGTCGGGCAGGCGGGCGACGGTCCAGGTCGGGTTCGCATCGTCACACGGGAACTTCGCGGCGAGGGCCTCGTCGAACTCCACCCCCAGGCCCGGCCGGTCGTTGGCCCAGGCGTAGCCGGCTCGGGCCTCGGGCAGCCCGGGGAACAGGTCCCGCACCGCCTGGTTCGGGAAGCTCCACTCCTGGATGCCGAAGTTGTGAAGAGCGAGGTCCATGTGGACGTTGGCCGCGACGCCCACGGGCGAGAGGTCGCCCGGCCCGTGCCAGGCGGTGCGCACGCCGAACGCCGCGCACAGGTGGGCCAGCTTGAGGCAGGGCGTGATGCCGCCGAGCTGCGACGGGTGCACGCGAATGAAGTCAATGAGGCGGCGGGCGACGAGCGGCGTGATCTCGCGCGGGTGGTTGAACAGCTCGCCCATCGCCAGCGGCGTGGCGCACACGGAACGGATGTTCTCGAACCACTCGAGGTCCTCGGGCGCCAGAACGTCCTCGAGGAAGAACAGGCGGTACGGCTCCAGGGCCTTGGCGAGCCACACGGCGTCCACGGGCGCCAGGCGCTCGTGAACGTCGTGGAGCAGTTCCACGCGCTCGCCCAGCGCGCGGCGCAGGAACTCGAAGAGGGCGGGGAGGCGGATGAGCTTCTCCTTGGGGTTGAAGTACTCGCCTGGCGGCGCGCCGGGCAGGGGAGGGCGGTCGCTCAGTTCCGTGCCGGGATAGCCGCCGAGCTGGCAGCGGATGTGCCCGTAGCCCTCGGCCATCCGCGCGCGGGCGGCGTCCGCCAGGGCCTCGGGCGTCGCGCCGTTGCAGTGGACGTAGACGGCCGCGGCCGGGCGGCACTTGCCGCCCCAGAGGTCGTAGCAGGGCATCCCGGCCAGCTTGCCCTTGATGTCCCACAGCGCCATGTCCACGCCGCTGATGGCGTTGTTGAGCACCGGCCCGTTCCGCCAGTAGCCGTTCACCATCATCGCCTGCCAGAGGTCCTCGATGTTGCGCGGGTCCTTGCCCACGGCGAACGGCCCGATGTGGTGCTGGATGGCGGCCTCGACGGCCCGGTGGCGTTGCGTGAACGTGGCGCAGCCGAGGCCATGGAGCCCCGGCTCGCTCGTGAGCACCTTCACCACGATGAGCCGCGCCCCTTGGGGCTGCGTGAGGAATGCCCGGACTCCTGTGATTCGCAAGTCGGCCATGTTCCACCCTTTGTTCCTTGGCCCCCCGCGGCGAGCTGGCGCCAGCATTCTAGGAAGTCGGGCCGGGGCGCGCAATGCGGGATGAACAATATGGACATGATGGACGACAGGCGGTCGTGCGCCCGGGCCGTCCGCAGTGTCCATGGTGTCCGTCATGTCCATTTGCCCTTGAGGTTCCGGTTGCGCGCGGCGGCGGCTCCGCGTAGAATCGCTGCGGCCGAACGTCCCCCGCACTGAGGAGCCGCTTCGTGAGAAAGCCCTTGAGACAACTCGGCGCCGCCACCCTGGCCGCGCTGCTGGCGTGCTCGACGGCGCAGGCGCTGATCCGCCCCGACTTCACGCCGATTCACCTCGTCCACCAGAGCGACCTGGTGCTGGCGCTGACGGTGGGGCCGGTGGGAACGGGCGGCGCGGTGAAAGCCGACATCGCGAAGGCCCTCAAGGGCAAGGCGCCGGCAAAGGCGCCGGTGTTCGACTTCAGCAAGTCGCCCGGGCCGCAGGTCGAGGCGTTCCAGAAGCTCATCGGCCCGGCGGCGCGCGAGGCGCTGTTCTTCACGGGCAGGTTCCGCCCCGAGGTGCCCGACGGCGCGGGCGCCGAGCCTACCGCGGCCGGCCTGCTGCACGTGCGCGGCCACTGGTTCCGCTTCGTCGGCGCGGAGGGCGGCGTGTGGCTGCTCGACGCGCTCGACTCGGAGATGGAGCAGACCTGGGCCGGCGGCACCGACATGCTGCGCCGGGCGGTGGACTATATTCTCACCGACCCCGCGCCCTCGGTGCCCGTGAAGAGCATGGCCAACTGGCTGGCCCCGAAGCAGATCGCGAGGCTCGACGGCACGGTGCGCGGGGCCATCCCCGTAGACCTGGCCGGCGACGGCCGCCTGGCGCTCCACCTGCTCAGCGATGCCGGCGACCGCATCCTCCTGTGGAATGCCCAGACGAAGGCTCTCGACGACATGACGCCGCGGCTGAAACTGGGCGCGAAGTCGCGCTGCGCCGCCTGGGCCGACCTCGATGCCGACGGCCGCCTCGACCTGGCCTCCTTCGACGGCGAGGCCCTCACCCTGTGGCTCCAGGCCGCCGACGGCGCCTTCGCCGCCAAGCCGAGTGGGGTGAACATGAAGGGCGGTTGCCTGGGCCTCGCGCCCCTGGGCCTGGACGACAAGGGACGCGTCGGCCTCGTCGTCAGCACGGCGTCGTACCCGCTCGTCGTCGCGGCAGGGGAGGGGGGCGGGTTCGAGGGGCGGTTCCTCGTGCCGCCCGTGGCCGGCAAGTTCATCGGCTCGGGCCTGGGCGCGGCCCGGCCCTGCCTGGTTGCCGACCTCGACGGCGACGCCCTGCCCGACGTGCTCCAGCCATTCGCCAAAGGCGGCGTGTTCTACAAGGGCCGGGCGCTCGGCGCGTTCGAGGGCGGCGCCCTGGTCGAAGGCTTCGGCACAGGCGAGGGCGACGCGGGGGCGTTCGTGGGCGACTTCGATGCCGACGGCCTGCTGGACGTCTTCGTCGCGGGCGACGAGCGCCCCTTCCTGTGGCACAACCGCACCGCTGTGGGCGGGGAGGCTCTGCCCCGCGTCGGCGCCGAGGACGGGGGACGAGGACGGGAGACGAGGACGATGGCCTTTGAGGAGACCCTGCCCGTCTCGGGCGAGATCGCCTACATCTCGAAGCCCGGCGGCATCGGGGGCATGGCCGGCGACCCCAACGGCGACGGGCGGCAGGACGTGTTCATCGTTTACTCGAACCGCGCGCCGCACATCTTCTTCAATCGCGGC
This DNA window, taken from Planctomycetota bacterium, encodes the following:
- a CDS encoding enolase C-terminal domain-like protein; the protein is MADLRITGVRAFLTQPQGARLIVVKVLTSEPGLHGLGCATFTQRHRAVEAAIQHHIGPFAVGKDPRNIEDLWQAMMVNGYWRNGPVLNNAISGVDMALWDIKGKLAGMPCYDLWGGKCRPAAAVYVHCNGATPEALADAARARMAEGYGHIRCQLGGYPGTELSDRPPLPGAPPGEYFNPKEKLIRLPALFEFLRRALGERVELLHDVHERLAPVDAVWLAKALEPYRLFFLEDVLAPEDLEWFENIRSVCATPLAMGELFNHPREITPLVARRLIDFIRVHPSQLGGITPCLKLAHLCAAFGVRTAWHGPGDLSPVGVAANVHMDLALHNFGIQEWSFPNQAVRDLFPGLPEARAGYAWANDRPGLGVEFDEALAAKFPCDDANPTWTVARLPDGTLWRP
- a CDS encoding VCBS repeat-containing protein, whose translation is MRKPLRQLGAATLAALLACSTAQALIRPDFTPIHLVHQSDLVLALTVGPVGTGGAVKADIAKALKGKAPAKAPVFDFSKSPGPQVEAFQKLIGPAAREALFFTGRFRPEVPDGAGAEPTAAGLLHVRGHWFRFVGAEGGVWLLDALDSEMEQTWAGGTDMLRRAVDYILTDPAPSVPVKSMANWLAPKQIARLDGTVRGAIPVDLAGDGRLALHLLSDAGDRILLWNAQTKALDDMTPRLKLGAKSRCAAWADLDADGRLDLASFDGEALTLWLQAADGAFAAKPSGVNMKGGCLGLAPLGLDDKGRVGLVVSTASYPLVVAAGEGGGFEGRFLVPPVAGKFIGSGLGAARPCLVADLDGDALPDVLQPFAKGGVFYKGRALGAFEGGALVEGFGTGEGDAGAFVGDFDADGLLDVFVAGDERPFLWHNRTAVGGEALPRVGAEDGGRGRETRTMAFEETLPVSGEIAYISKPGGIGGMAGDPNGDGRQDVFIVYSNRAPHIFFNRGFRSFGHAHELDLDENRLLEAAKEGQQAGCLADLDGDGAQDMALVLKNGELWVCLRDAGGVPPLALRAALPPGGYAGPLTVTAWADKRCLGAWNVSPGTADAFFGVFEPGPLKLRWQFPGKPAQEKQLIVEDKPIRFVLKP